The Sebastes umbrosus isolate fSebUmb1 chromosome 4, fSebUmb1.pri, whole genome shotgun sequence genome has a window encoding:
- the LOC119486296 gene encoding E3 ubiquitin-protein ligase AMFR-like, translating to MPLWFLERFPWPSLQTYTLLSAALLAGTVLTACSSQSSPEETHSQPVHSSRISRYIRDGGQYLSAGCGDVAADVLLHLLTDSVFVWVMVNTACCVLLLIAKLIQFVVFGPLRVSEKQHLKDKFWNFIFYKFIFVFGVLNVQTVDEVVMWWLWFAVLVFLHLLVQLCKDRFEYLSFSPTTPLSSHARVLLLLVMLLLCCGGLATLCSQLARSQGRHNAAFMAAECMLVTVRTAHVVFRYSLHPWDVNQEGSRENKSSYVYYTDLLMELLLLGLDLLHHIHMLFFSNIWLSMASLVIVMQLRFLVQEVQKRIRRHRNYLRVLRNMETRLPVASADELLANNDDCAICWDVMSTARKLPCGHLFHSTCLRSWLEQDTSCPTCRMSLDIGEGGDGHVERETREAAADNMAAAPGVDARPNLNHFFHFDGSRIASWLPSFSVEVMATTNFLGIAPTNPSQINNTAQQIQEMFPQVPLQLILQDLEITRSPEVTTDNILEGRVQTATPPLVFEHLVIQVTPPPEDEAGASSASEQDEEGDDEEEKMDEDTEIRFSTSAEQRQTFLLQRKEELLQRARKNYLTRNSNSGNPDSSDSDALTFDSVTLRRETLASAAERRLQRQSDSAL from the exons ATGCCTCTCTGGTTCCTGGAGCGGTTCCCATGGCCCAGTTTACAGACGTACACGCTGCTGAGTGCTGCCCTGCTGGCCGGGACCGTCCTGACCGCCTGCTCCTCCCAGTCCAGCCCGGAGGAGACCCACAGCCAGCCGGTCCACAGCTCCAGGATCAGCCGCTACATCAGGGATGGAGGACAGTATCTGAGTGCAGGGTGTGGAGATGTGGCTGCAGATGTTCTGCTGCACCTGCTGACTGACAGTGTCTTTGTTTGG gtgatGGTGAACACAGCCTGCTGTGTCTTGCTGCTGATCGCCAAACTCATCCAGTTTGTCGTGTTCGGTCCACTTCGTGTCAGTGAAAAACAG cacTTGAAGGACAAGTTCTGGAACTTCATCTTCTACAAGTTCATCTTTGTGTTCGGCGTCCTGAACGTCCAGACGGTGGACGAGGTGGTGATGTGGTGGCTATGGTTCGCCGTCCTGGTCTTCCTCCATCTCCTGGTTCAGCTCTGCAAGGACCGCTTTGAATAT CTGTCCTTCTCTCCGACCACTCCTCTGTCCAGCCATGCGcgggtgctgctgctgttggtgatGCTGCTGTTGTGTTGCGGTGGTCTGGCTACTCTCTGCAGCCAGCTGGCTCGCAGTCAAGGACGCCATAACGCCGCATTCATGGCTGCTGAG TGTATGTTGGTGACTGTCAGGACCGCACACGTCGTGTTTCG GTACTCCCTCCATCCGTGGGACGTGAACCAGGAGGGCAGCAGGGAGAATAAATCCTCCTACGTTTACTACACCGACCTGCtgatggagctgctgctgctgggcctcGACCTGCTGCATCACATCCACATGCTG TTCTTCAGTAACATCTGGTTGTCGATGGCGAGTCTGGTGATCGTCATGCAGCTTCGGTTCCTCGTTCAGGAGGTTCAGAAGAGAATCCGCCGCCACCGCAACTACCTACGAGTCCTCCGCAACATGGAGACCCG GCTTCCTGTGGCGTCTGCAGATGAACTGTTAGCCAATAACGACGACTGTGCGATCTGCTGGGATGTGATGAGTACAGCTCGGAAACTTCCCTGCGGTCACCTCTTCCACAG CACGTGTCTGCGCTCCTGGCTCGAACAGGACACATCCTGTCCGACGTGTCGGATGTCCCTGGACATCGGCGAAGGAGGTGACGGACACGTTGAGCGGGAGACCAGGGAGGCCGCTGCCGACAACATGGCTGCCGCTCCTGGAGTCGACGCTCGGCCGAACCTCAACCACTTCTTCCACTTTGATG GCTCTCGTATTGCCAGCTGGTTGCCCAGTTTCTCAGTGGAAGTTATGGCCACAACCAACTTTTTGGGAATCGCACCAACCAACCCGTCGCAGATCAACAACACG GCTCAGCAGATCCAGGAGATGTTTCCTCAGGTTCCCCTCCAGCTGATCCTGCAGGACCTGGAGATCACTCGATCCCCCGAGGTCACCACCGACAACATCCTGGAGGGACGAGTCCAGACCGCTACGCCGCCACTG GTCTTCGAGCACCTGGTCATACAGGTGACTCCTCCACCTGAGGACGAGGCCGGAGCCAGCAGCGCGTCAGAGCAAGACGAGGaaggtgatgatgaggaggagaagatggaCGAAGATACAGAGATTCGGTTTTCTACGTCAGCGGAGCAGCGACAGACGTTTCTGCTGCAGCGgaaggaggagctgctgcagcgaGCGCGCAA
- the LOC119486285 gene encoding nuclear factor of activated T-cells, cytoplasmic 3-like, with amino-acid sequence MSTVNCAEELDFTLIFEDDGRQTAGPELNVRTPPSSTQALAELLVSQGPPSHPPCFPYQHVGYHSQGPQYVAQGNLRTFDCPSIQITSIAPNNHVELGSSQEVLALGGAEGGYPEASWSRGQLYLPLDPCYRDPTLCPSPCSSLSSRSWMSDLSSCESFSHVYDDVEGELRDAARLALGSPVGSPVGSPGCGGGAFGVELWQQKYQHPIAISPVLSPHQSPRQSPCHSPRNSVTEESWLNRRPTSRPSSRPTSPCGKRRHSSADPRARSPSPHHSPSPTPGASPRGSVTDDSWVGSPAGPLGPLLMSGYQELDVPSKTRRTSGTQLGLLAGQGDPGLESFLDSPGEEGREQDGLADLFLQVPSHFSWNKPKPGNPPLFRTSSPPPLDWPLPNQFDQCELKVEVQPKSYHRAHYETEGSRGSIKAATAGHPVVKLIGSNEQPLSLLLFIGTADDRYLRPHSFYQVHRVTGKTVTTACQEKIMGGTKILEVPLLPENSMSCSIDCAGIMKLRNADIELKKGEMDIGRKNTRVRVVFRVAVPQPDGRMLWLQTTSNPVECSQRSGQELPQVESFSPASCSVDGGEELLIIGSNISTQSRVVFMEKGPDGRSLWEMDARIVTEKSSGSSIVVEVPPYNKKTTDPVQVQFYVSNGKRKRSLTQSLTYLPGVRRHLPAAAAGVKQERWETDHISHNPPSFCHDRVLGPDMVYYDSRDLPVHCGPPSQSVPRLHHPPPSSVHLQTSLMFPHTSSIPLHISSLSSQTSSVPLQTLIPLQTCIMPQQTFTVSPQTSSLPPQISTLPPQASSVPLQTFTAPPPTSSGGPQREHPPSLSSRRAFVTPADPQNDSPLSSPGETPSIKQEPEDRPNLGSLGLQEITLDDVSEIIGRDIGSLSSSAQPDQFDQYHQYDWEHKSSDAASPFSGGRQ; translated from the exons ATGTCCACAGTCAACTGCGCTGAGGAGCTGGACTTCACTCTCATCTTTGAGGACGacggcagacagacagcag GTCCAGAGCTCAATGTGAGGACACCTCCATCCTCCACTCAGGCTCTGGCCGAGCTGCTTGTCAGCCAGGGGCCGCCGAGTCACCCTCCATGTTTCCCCTACCAGCATGTCGGCTACCATTCGCAGGGGCCCCAGTACGTAGCCCAGGGGAACCTCAGAACCTTTGACTGCCCAAGTATCCAGATCACCTCCATCGCTCCTAACAATCATGTGGAGCTGGGCAGTAGCCAGGAAGTTTTGGCGTTGGGCGGGGCGGAGGGGGGCTACCCCGAGGCATCGTGGTCCAGAGGCCAGCTCTACCTGCCCCTGGACCCCTGCTACCGGGACCCGACGCTCTGCCCGAGCCCCTGCAGCAGCCTGTCCTCCAGGAGCTGGATGTCCGACCTGTCCTCCTGCGAGTCCTTCTCCCACGTCTACGACGATGTGGAGGGGGAGCTGCGTGATGCCGCCCGCCTCGCCCTGGGGTCACCCGTTGGGTCACCTGTGGGGTCACCGGGCTGCGGGGGCGGGGCCTTCGGGGTGGAGCTGTGGCAACAAAAATACCAACATCCTATAGCCATCAGTCCGGTGCTGTCGCCTCATCAGTCGCCCCGCCAGTCGCCCTGCCACTCCCCTCGCAACAGTGTCACCGAGGAGAGCTGGCTGAACCGCCGGCCCACCTCCAG GCCGTCATCCAGACCGACGTCCCCCTGCGGGAAGCGACGCCACTCCAGCGCCGACCCCCGCGCCCGCTCACCCTCCCCTCACCACTCTCCCAGCCCCACGCCAGGCGCCTCTCCACGGGGCAGCGTGACGGACGACAGCTGGGTGGGAAGCCCCGCCGGCCCCCTGGGGCCCCTCCTGATGTCCGGCTACCAGGAGCTGGACGTCCCCTCCAAGACCAGGAGGACATCGGGGACCCAGCTGGGCCTCTTGGCCGGTCAAGGAGACCCGGGGCTGGAGTCCTTCCTGGATTCTCCCGGGGAGGAGGGACGTGAGCAGGACGGCCTGGCTGATCTCTTCCTTCAGGTGCCCTCCCACTTCAGCTGGAACAAACCCAAACCTGGGAACCCCCCTCTCTTCAG GACCTCGTCGCCCCCTCCTCTAGACTGGCCTCTGCCCAACCAGTTTGACCAGTGTGAGCTAAAGGTGGAGGTCCAGCCCAAGTCCTACCACAGGGCGCATTATGAGACGGAGGGCAGCAGAGGGTCCATTAAAGCAGCTACTGCAGGACATCCTGTCGTCAAA TTGATCGGATCCAACGAGCAGCCGCTCAGCCTGCTGTTGTTCATCGGCACCGCGGACGACCGCTACCTCCGCCCTCATTCCTTCTACCAGGTCCACCGAGTGACGGGGAAGACGGTCACCACTGCCTGCCAGGAGAAGATTATGGGTGGCACGAAAATCCTGGAGGTCCCTCTGCTTCCAGAAAACAGCATGTCCTGCAG CATTGACTGTGCCGGCATCATGAAGCTGCGTAACGCCGACATCGAGCTGAAGAAAGGCGAGATGGATATCGGGAGGAAGAACACGAGGGTGCGAGTTGTGTTCAGGGTCGCCGTCCCTCAGCCGGACGGCCGAATGCTGTGGCTGCAGACTACGTCTAATCCTGTGGAGTGCT CCCAGCGCTCGGGCCAGGAGCTTCCTCAGGTGGAGAGCTTCAGTCCAGCCAGCTGCTCCGTGgacggaggagaggagctgCTCATCATCGGATCCAACATCTCCACACAGTCCAGGGTTGTTTTCATGGAGAAAGGGCCTG ATGGAAGATCACTGTGGGAAATGGACGCCAGAATTGTGACAGAAAAAAGCAGCGGA tcCAGCATCGTGGTGGAGGTTCCTCCTTACAATAAGAAGACAACAGATCCGGTCCAGGTCCAGTTCTACGTCTCAAAcgggaagagaaaaagaagtctgactcAGAGTTTGACCTACCTGCCTGGAGTCAGACGTCacctccctgctgctgctgctggagtcaAACAGGAGCGCTGGGAGACGGACCACATCTCCCACAATCCACCTAGCTTCTGCCACGACCGAGTGCTCGGCCCAGACATGGTTTATTATGATTCCCGTGACCTCCCGGTGCATTGTGGTCCTCCTTCACAGAGCGTGCCTCGTCTTCatcacccccctccctcctctgtccACCTTCAGACCTCCTTAATGTTTCCTCAcacctcctccatccctcttcACATCTCCTCCTTGTCCTCTCAGACCTCCTCAGTCCCCCTTCAGACCTTGATTCCTCTTCAGACCTGCATCATGCCTCAGCAGACCTTCACCGTCTCCCCTCagacctcctccctccctcctcaaaTCTCCACGCTGCCTCCCCAGGCCTCTTCGGTGCCCCTTCAGACCTTCACCgccccccctcccacctcctccGGTGGACCTCAGAGGGAACAccctccatctctgagctccagaAGAGCCTTTGTGACCCCTGCTGACCCCCAGAACGACTCTCCGCTCTCCAGCCCAGGAGAGACGCCGAGCATCAAGCAGGAGCCGGAAGACCGGCCAAATCTGGGATCCTTGGGCCTCCAGGAGATCACGCTGGATGACG TGAGCGAGATAATCGGCAGAGACATCGGCAGTCTGAGCAGCAGCGCCCAGCCCGACCAGTTTGACCAGTACCACCAGTACGACTGGGAGCACAAGTCCAGTGACGCTGCCTCACCGTTCAGTGGAGGCCGTCAGTAG
- the pdcd2l gene encoding programmed cell death protein 2-like isoform X2: MSSAAQESTLVGLCDGEIDPKRHRSSYLTSKVGGQPDWSPVVSRTVPRCGRCGAPVVQVVQVYCPLHDSPYHRNLHLFACPAAGCSGRSDCWRVIRSQCLEEAQTPSRPAPPQEAPLSATDWCDTADDWGMEEEEDGWGGGVKKKDSQDQEEAAAPEAEGSAGEIDVSSQLQDLSLGDPQEDVPVLRPFFISVVEESDLGGEEDDLKHAQKLLKEYERREGVAVGELEGGEGGGGEEKYEKMRARHGDAVFSRFMKKISLCPQQILRYCRGGKPLFISEPPSNMAQVVSACGSCGGSRTFELQLMPALVSLLRRTDDSSAEAELEFGTVLVYTCTNSCWTAGSGSAVEEFCFVQSDPDQQLFK; the protein is encoded by the exons ATGTCTTCAGCCGCTCAGGAGTCCACTCTGGTCGGTCTGTGTGATGGAGAGATCGACCCTAAAAGACACCGGTCCTCTTATCTGACCAGTAAAGTCGGGGGTCAGCCGGACTGGTCTCCGGTCGTCTCCCGGACGGTTCCCCGCTGTggtcgctgcggagccccggtAGTCCAGGTGGTTCAGGTCTACTGTCCCCTGCATGACTCCCCCTACCACAGGAACCTGCACCTGTTCGCGTGcccagctgctggctgcagcgGCCGGTCAGACTGCTGGAGGGTGATCCGCTCTCAGTGTCTGGAGGAGGCGCAGACACCCAGCCGGCCAGCCCCGCCTCAGGAGGCTCCTCTGTCGGCCACTGACTGGTGTGACACCGCTGATGACtgggggatggaggaggaggaggatggatggGGAGGAGGTGTGAAGAAGAAGGACAGCCAGGATCAAGAGGAGGCAGCAGCTCCTGAGGCAGAGGGTAGTG CCGGTGAGATTGATGTCAGCAGCCAGCTTCAGGATCTGAGTTTGGGAGATCCACAGGAGGATGTTCCTGTCCTTCGTCCGTTCTTCATCAGTGTGGTGGAAGAGTCGGATCTGGGCGGAGAGGAAGACGACCTGAAGCACGCTCAGAAGCTGCTGAAGGAGTacgagaggagagaaggagtggCGGTGGGAGAGCTGGAGGGCGGAGAGGGCGGAGGTGGGGAGGAGAAGTACGAGAAGATGAGAGCCAGACACGGAGACGCCGTCTTCTCCAGGTTCATGAAGAagatctctctctgtcctcagcAGATCCTGCGCTACTGCCGCGGCGGGAAACCGCTCTTCATCTCCGAGCCGCCGTCCAACATGGCTCAGGTGGTGTCGGCGTGCGGCTCCTGTGGAGGATCCAGGACTTTTGAGCTGCAGCTGATGCCGGCTCTGGTCAGTCTGCTGCGGAGGACGGACGACAGCAGCGCTGAGGCAGAGCTGGAGTTTGGGACGGTGCTGGTTTACACCTGCACAAACAGCTGCTGGACGGCCGGATCAGGATCAGCTGTGGAGGAGTTCTGCTTTGTTCAGTCAGACCCCGACCAGCAGCTCTTTAAATGA
- the pdcd2l gene encoding programmed cell death protein 2-like isoform X1 gives MSSAAQESTLVGLCDGEIDPKRHRSSYLTSKVGGQPDWSPVVSRTVPRCGRCGAPVVQVVQVYCPLHDSPYHRNLHLFACPAAGCSGRSDCWRVIRSQCLEEAQTPSRPAPPQEAPLSATDWCDTADDWGMEEEEDGWGGGVKKKDSQDQEEAAAPEAEGSAAGEIDVSSQLQDLSLGDPQEDVPVLRPFFISVVEESDLGGEEDDLKHAQKLLKEYERREGVAVGELEGGEGGGGEEKYEKMRARHGDAVFSRFMKKISLCPQQILRYCRGGKPLFISEPPSNMAQVVSACGSCGGSRTFELQLMPALVSLLRRTDDSSAEAELEFGTVLVYTCTNSCWTAGSGSAVEEFCFVQSDPDQQLFK, from the exons ATGTCTTCAGCCGCTCAGGAGTCCACTCTGGTCGGTCTGTGTGATGGAGAGATCGACCCTAAAAGACACCGGTCCTCTTATCTGACCAGTAAAGTCGGGGGTCAGCCGGACTGGTCTCCGGTCGTCTCCCGGACGGTTCCCCGCTGTggtcgctgcggagccccggtAGTCCAGGTGGTTCAGGTCTACTGTCCCCTGCATGACTCCCCCTACCACAGGAACCTGCACCTGTTCGCGTGcccagctgctggctgcagcgGCCGGTCAGACTGCTGGAGGGTGATCCGCTCTCAGTGTCTGGAGGAGGCGCAGACACCCAGCCGGCCAGCCCCGCCTCAGGAGGCTCCTCTGTCGGCCACTGACTGGTGTGACACCGCTGATGACtgggggatggaggaggaggaggatggatggGGAGGAGGTGTGAAGAAGAAGGACAGCCAGGATCAAGAGGAGGCAGCAGCTCCTGAGGCAGAGGGTAGTG CAGCCGGTGAGATTGATGTCAGCAGCCAGCTTCAGGATCTGAGTTTGGGAGATCCACAGGAGGATGTTCCTGTCCTTCGTCCGTTCTTCATCAGTGTGGTGGAAGAGTCGGATCTGGGCGGAGAGGAAGACGACCTGAAGCACGCTCAGAAGCTGCTGAAGGAGTacgagaggagagaaggagtggCGGTGGGAGAGCTGGAGGGCGGAGAGGGCGGAGGTGGGGAGGAGAAGTACGAGAAGATGAGAGCCAGACACGGAGACGCCGTCTTCTCCAGGTTCATGAAGAagatctctctctgtcctcagcAGATCCTGCGCTACTGCCGCGGCGGGAAACCGCTCTTCATCTCCGAGCCGCCGTCCAACATGGCTCAGGTGGTGTCGGCGTGCGGCTCCTGTGGAGGATCCAGGACTTTTGAGCTGCAGCTGATGCCGGCTCTGGTCAGTCTGCTGCGGAGGACGGACGACAGCAGCGCTGAGGCAGAGCTGGAGTTTGGGACGGTGCTGGTTTACACCTGCACAAACAGCTGCTGGACGGCCGGATCAGGATCAGCTGTGGAGGAGTTCTGCTTTGTTCAGTCAGACCCCGACCAGCAGCTCTTTAAATGA